From one Mycosarcoma maydis chromosome 17, whole genome shotgun sequence genomic stretch:
- a CDS encoding uncharacterized protein (related to ATP23 - putative metalloprotease of the mitochondrial inner membrane), with translation MATPTPRHQETPQETTERERCEQWTDELFRTSPMVRFMTKHLSLLDCNPLSPLRTASSSSHATASARAQPKLVIAPCPPSIAGGFSPSLRSEPTSESSILLCSNRIFSKAHLEDTLSHEMVHWFDHCRFLVDWSNLRHHACSEIRAASLSGDCGFVREWQRRNYGFKLQHQNCVKRRAVLSILANPACAGDRQKAEQTVDEVFQSCFGDTRPFDEIY, from the exons ATGGCGACGCCGACACCACGACACCAAGAGACGCCACAGGAGACGACTGAGCGCGAGCGGTGCGAGCAATGGACTGACGAGCTGTTCCGCACGTCGCCTATGGTGCGCTTCATGACGAAGCACctcagcttgctcgattGCAACCCGCTCTCTCCACTGCGCACTGCGTCTAGCTCTTCGCATGCAACGGCTTCGGCGCGCGCACAACCAAAATTGGTCATTGCGCCATGTCCACCTTCAATAGCAGGTGGCTTCTCCCCCTCGCTTCGCAGTGAACCAACGTCGGAATCGTCTATTCTTCTCTGCTCGAATCGGATCTTCTCGAAAGCGCATCTGGAGGACACGCTGTCACACGAGATGGTGCACTGGTTCGACCACTGTCGTTTCTTGGTAGACTGGTCCAACCTGCGCCATCATGCGTGCAGTGAGATCCGTGCTGCCAGTCTGAGCGGCGATTGTGGCTTTGTACGAGAATGGCAGAGGAGAAACTACGGCTTCAAGTTGCAACATCAGAACTGCGTAAAGCGAAGAGCTGTCCTCAGTATTCTAGCCAACCCCGCTTGTGCAGGAGACAGGCAAAAGGCAGAACAAACCGTCGACGAAGTGTTCCAGAGCTGTTTCGGTGATACTCGACCGTTCGACGAG ATCTACTAA
- a CDS encoding putative rcd1 protein involved in sexual development yields the protein MAGRPATAGSMPGRRIHTPSPMLGNGLVDGNNSNANSNGSIGASLPPPPGTGGSLAGVDLGPSMLSAAGPPPNAGPTMPAGTGPGGTPTTALSVYHLITQLCQRPEPNASNRKQRCASPATANSTSSTNADGTPSSANATKTVDSQTSQSNSEREGATSPNDFDKLPGSSAQREHALLELSKKREQYEDLALVLWHSFGVMSSLLQEIVSVYPLLSPPALTAQASNRVCNALALLQCVASHSETRGLFLQAHIPLFLYPFLNTTSKTRPFEYLRLTSLGVIGALVKQNDNSDVITFLLSTEIIPLCLRIMETGSELSKTVAIFIVQKILLDDMGLAYICQTYERFYAVGTVLSNMVSQIVESQAVRLLKHVVRCYLRLSDNPRAREALRACLPGPLRDATFQQLLKNDHITKRCLATLLLNLSDRVEQ from the coding sequence ATGGCTGGCCGACCAGCCACCGCGGGCAGCATGCCGGGCCGTAGGATCCACACCCCTAGTCCCATGCTTGGCAACggtctcgtcgatggcaatAATTCTAacgccaacagcaacggCTCCATTGGTGcctctcttcctcctcctcccgGCACGGGCGGCTCTCTGGCCGGTGTTGACCTCGGCCCTTCGATGctttctgctgctggtccGCCTCCCAATGCTGGTCCGACCATGCCTGCAGGTACGGGTCCAGGCGGTACACCTACCACGGCTCTCAGCGTCTATCATCTCATCACGCAGCTCTGCCAGCGACCGGAACCCAACGCCTCCAATCGCAAGCAGCGTTGTGCATCGCCTGCTACCGCCAACAgtaccagcagcaccaatGCGGATGGAACACCTTCGTCGGCCAACGCGACCAAGACGGTTGATTCGCAAACGAGTCAGAGCAACAGTGAGCGGGAAGGTGCCACTTCGCCTAACGATTTCGACAAGCTGCCAGGATCGTCTGCGCAGCGTGAGcatgcgctgctcgagttgagcaagaagcgcgagcAGTATGAAGACCTGGCGCTGGTGCTCTGGCATAGCTTTGGCGTCATGTCGTCTTTGCTCCAGGAGATCGTGTCTGTCTACccgctgctctcgccgcCAGCTCTCACTGCTCAGGCGAGCAATCGTGTGTGCAACGCActcgctctgctgcaaTGCGTCGCGAGCCATAGTGAGACACGCGGCCTGTTCTTGCAAGCACACATCCCGCTCTTCCTCTACCCATTCCTCAACACGACGTCCAAGACGCGTCCGTTCGAGTACCTACGATTGACGTCGCTCGGCGTGATCGGCGCGCTGGTCAAGCAGAACGACAACTCGGACGTCATCACTTTCCTCCTCTCGACCGAGATCATCCCACTGTGCCTGCGCATTATGGAGACCGGCTCGGAACTGAGCAAAACGGTGGCCATCTTTATCGTGCAAAAGATCCTGCTGGATGATATGGGATTGGCCTACATTTGTCAAACGTACGAACGGTTCTATGCGGTAGGCACCGTGTTGAGCAACATGGTTTCGCAGATTGTCGAGAGTCAGGCGGTGAGGCTGCTCAAGCATGTGGTCAGGTGTTACCTGCGACTCAGCGATAATCCAAGGGCAAGAGAGGCTCTTAGGGCGTGTCTGCCGGGACCGCTGAGGGATGCTACCTTCCAACAACTGTTGAAGAACGATCACATCACAAAGAGGTGCTTGGCTACGCTGTTGCTCAATCTTTCGGATCGGGTCGAGCAGTAA
- a CDS encoding uncharacterized protein (related to CYT2 - holocytochrome-c1 synthase), producing MWPFSSSTSAEPGASADRCPVDEETRQAWLKANPGKAHPFQPDAALSPQAGASHTSSYRTNDESRLSSDREISSIPRSYSPLANPTAAQTAQAPQARSTPAPDAEDSDGKWVYPSAKQFYNAMKRKNQNPQVADMDVVVPIHNAVNEQAWKQILAWERMWTGRAEGNEETKLVSFKGRPRELTWRAWFNGLAGYQHPFDRHDWTVERPGGEQVRYIIDFYTGRAQAAAAATASIGEHFSAAAQQRTGLSFYLDVRPAPSTLQGLAMRSTRSWHKYFGSPDSAPH from the coding sequence atgTGGCCATTTagctcatcgacgagcgccGAGCCAGGGGCGTCTGCGGACAGGTGTCCTGTTGATGAAGAGACACGCCAAGCATGGCTTAAAGCGAACCCTGGAAAGGCGCATCCTTTCCAGCCCGATGCTGCGCTCTCACCACAAGCAGGTGCATCCCATACCTCAAGCTATCGCACCAATGACGAATCGCGACTCTCCAGCGACCGTGAGATCTCGTCGATACCGCGAAGCTATTCTCCGCTGGCCAATccgacagcagcgcaaaCAGCGCAAGCACCACAAGCACGCTCGACACCCGCGCCAGATGCAGAGGATTCGGATGGAAAATGGGTCTATCCCTCAGCTAAGCAGTTCTATAACGCGATGAAGCGCAAAAACCAGAACCCACAGGTGGCAGATATGGACGTCGTAGTGCCGATCCACAACGCGGTCAACGAGCAAGCGTGGAAGCAGATCTTGGCATGGGAACGGATGTGGACGGGTCGAGCCGAGGGGAACGAGGAAACAAAGCTGGTGTCGTTCAAGGGAAGGCCTAGGGAATTGACGTGGAGAGCATGGTTCAATGGGTTGGCGGGATACCAGCATCCGTTTGATCGTCACGACTGGACTGTCGAGAGGCCTGGTGGAGAGCAGGTGAGGTACATCATCGACTTTTACACAGGTAgagcacaagcagcagcagcagcaaccgcCAGCATCGGAGAGCACttcagcgcagcagcacagcagagGACCGGGTTGAGCTTTTATCTAGATGTAAGACCAGCCCCCTCGACGCTGCAAGGTCtggcgatgcgctcgacaaggtcgTGGCACAAGTACTTTGGTTCGCCTGATTCAGCACCCCACTAA
- a CDS encoding putative phosphomannomutase, protein MAAQYSDRKHPRTICLFDVDGTLSLARQTITPEFHTFLASLRKQCVIGVVGGSDLKKVREQLQITSTDFTQEFDYVFAENGLTAFKDGQQLASQSFIGWLGEDKYKKLAKFCLKYISELDLPVMRGTFIEFRNGMINISPIGRNASIDERIEFEKYDKIHNIRNTFVSALKQQFPDYGLTYSIGGQISFDVFPHGWDKTYALRNVALVDGASVENSKTAADLGWDAIHFFGDKTYKGGNDNEIFEDPRTIGHTVQNPQDTMNQLRELFDLA, encoded by the exons ATGGCTGCCCAGTACAGCGATCGAAAGCACCCGCGCACCATCTGCCTgttcgacgtcgacggtACCCTCTCTCTGGCACGCCAAACCATCACACCCGAGTTCCATACTTTCCTCGCCTCGCTGCGCAAGCAATGCGTCATCGGTGTCGTCGGTGGTAGCGATCTCAAAAAGGTTcgcgagcagcttcaaATCACATCCACCGACTTTACCCAGGAGTTTGACTACGTCTTTGCCGAGAACGGTCTGACCGCGTTCAAGGATGGCCAGCAGTTGGCCTCGCAGAGCTTTATCGGCTGGCTGGGAGAGGACAAGTacaagaagctcgccaagtTCTGCCTCAAGTACATctccgagctcgatctgccCGTCATGCGTGGTACTTTTATCGAGTTCAGAAATGGCATGATCAACATCTCGCCTATCGGAAGGAATGCTTC TATCGACGAGCGAATCGAGTTTGAAAAGTACGACAAGATCCACAACATCCGCAATACCTTTGTTTCTGCTCTCAAGCAACAGTTCCCGGACTATGGTCTCACCTACTCGATCGGTGGTCAAATCTCGTTTGACGTCTTCCCGCACGGATGGGACAAGACATATGCGCTTCGCAATGTGGCTCTCGTTGACGGTGCCAGTGTCGAGAACAGCAAGACGGCCGCTGACTTGGGCTGGGATGCGATCCACTTTTTCGGTGACAAGACCTACAAGGGCGGCAATGACAATGAGATCTTTGAGGACCCAAGGACGATCGGCCACACGGTGCAGAACCCACAAGATACTATGAACCAGCTTCGGGAGCTGTTCGACCTTGCCTGA
- a CDS encoding MRX complex nuclease subunit (related to MRE11 - DNA repair and meiotic recombination protein) gives MVRLTRRTGTQKSAQSQSQLNVEEQDEQDELTSFSSQHQDKLQDEPGSRLPRAARRSTPTSAAPHDHHQQEVIQCDMEAEAEAEAEVEAEAYDAHLPPSSTFAAQSEDDHIKIMLATDNHIGYMERDPVRGQDSIRTFEEILQLAVQHDVDLILLGGDLFHENKPSRDTLHQTMALLRQYTLGDKPISVELLSDPNDGALPGKRFPAINYEDPNLNVAIPVFSIHGNHDDPQGVGETGALSALDLLSVSGLINYFGKIELPSDDAAAGAPAARTARGGAFQEKGIRIKPVLLQKGETRLALYGMGNIKDERMHFELRANRVRMYRPQEEPDSWFNILCVHQNRVAHNPKACVPETMFDDSVHLVVWGHEHQQMIQPQSVIEKRYHITQPGSSIATSLSQGETVEKCVAIVHVEKTDFLIEPIPLQTVRPFVMDDMVLSEELYDAGLSSERGDVIKLLRKRVDGLIARAKREFQERYPRREMPLPLVRLRVEYTNQEISNPQRFGQEFAGKVANPKEVLQFTKRKNLRSGRRDQDESANGPSAYVDVEEEGLLPVERLEKVDVGKLVQEYLQAQNLDILNPEGLEGAVLNFVEKDDREAIDSFVTKMLKNTVKGLVTIDPEESRIDGELERLRQQQQQQRREMELDMEEADQARRNAARGNESDDSMMDDLERPAVKPARRADRARKAAAAYQDDDEDQDDFDDAASIASGTRRVTNRRGAASTTSASKARKTVAAPRAPARAPARAPARTSASTSRAAAPAPTFLGPESAYAEPDEESDVAIDDASTPAPSATRGHASVLDMLGKQSATSKTTKGRGKTVASTASARSAPTKPTAQRSRQRQPQESIQASDDDEDAIVDEDDGDFIEPEQTTTRTAGRRAGRR, from the coding sequence ATGGTGCGGCTCACACGCCGGACTGGCACACAAAAGTCGGCGCAGTCCCAGTCGCAGCTAAACGTCGAAGAGCAGGACGAGCAGGACGAGCTGACGTCTTTCTCTTCCCAGCACCAGGATAAGCTCCAAGACGAGCCAGGGAGCCGGctgcctcgagctgctcgtcgctctaCGCCAACGAGCGCAGCTCCTCACGACCACCATCAACAAGAGGTCATTCAATGTGACATGGAAGctgaagccgaagccgaagccgaggtcgaagccgaagcctACGATGCTCATCTGCCACCGTCTTCCACATTCGCTGCACAAAGCGAGGATGATCACATCAAGATCATGCTCGCCACCGACAACCACATTGGCTACATGGAGCGAGATCCCGTCCGTGGTCAAGACTCTATCCGCACGTTTGAGGAGATCCTCCAGCTTGCGGTCCAGCACGACGTCGACCTAATCCTGCTGGGTGGCGATCTCTTTCACGAGAACAAGCCCAGTCGCGACACACTTCATCAGACCATGGCACTGTTGCGCCAGTATACGCTCGGAGACAAGCCCATTtcggtcgagctgctcagcgaTCCCAACGATGGAGCTTTGCCCGGCAAGCGCTTCCCCGCCATCAACTACGAAGATCCGAATCTCAACGTGGCAATTCCCGTATTTTCGATCCACGGCAATCACGACGATCCACAAGGTGTCGGAGAGACGGGCGCGTTATCGGCACTCGACCTGCTGTCTGTTTCTGGCCTCATCAACTACTTTGGAAAAATCGAGCTTCCCTCCGACGACGCGGCTGCAGGTGCGCCAGCTGCGAGAACGGCGAGAGGCGGTGCATTCCAAGAAAAGGGCATCCGCATCAAACCTGTGCTGTTGCAAAAAGGTGAGACCAGACTCGCTCTCTACGGTATGGGAAACATCAAGGACGAGCGCATGCACTTTGAACTTCGCGCTAACCGCGTCAGGATGTATCGGCCACAGGAAGAACCTGACTCGTGGTTCAACATTCTCTGTGTCCACCAGAATCGAGTTGCGCACAATCCCAAGGCATGTGTGCCCGAGACCATGTTTGACGACTCggtccacctcgtcgtgTGGGGCCACGAGCACCAACAAATGATTCAGCCGCAAAGCGTGATCGAGAAGAGGTACCACATCACGCAGCCGGGCAGCAGTATTGCTACGAGTCTCAGCCAGGGCGAGACGGTGGAAAAGTGTGTTGCCATCGTCCATGTGGAAAAGACCGACTTCCTGATCGAGCCCATCCCCTTGCAGACGGTGCGACCGTTTGTGATGGATGACATGGTGCTGTCTGAGGAGCTGTACGACGCAGGCCTGTCGTCCGAACGCGGCGATGTTATCAAACTTTTGCGCAAGAGGGTCGATGGCCTCATTGCGCGAGCCAAGCGCGAATTCCAAGAGCGATACCCGCGACGCGAGATGCCTCTGCCGCTCGTTCGATTGCGCGTCGAGTACACGAATCAGGAGATCAGCAATCCGCAACGTTTCGGCCAGGAGTTTGCCGGAAAAGTGGCAAATCCGAAAGAAGTGCTGCAGTTTACCAAGCGTAAGAATTTGAGAAGTGGACGTCGCGACCAGGACGAGAGCGCCAACGGACCAAGCGCCTACGTCGAtgtggaagaggaaggCCTGCTGCCGGTCGAACGGCTTGAAAAAGTCGATGTGGGCAAGCTCGTACAGGAATACCTTCAAGCGCAGAACCTGGATATCCTCAATCCGGAAGGTCTTGAAGGCGCCGTGCTCAACTTTGTGGAGAAGGACGACAGGGAAGCCATCGACAGCTTTGTCaccaagatgctcaagaACACGGTCAAAGGGCTCGTCACGATCGATCCGGAAGAGTCGCGGATCGACGGCGAGCTGGAGAGGTTgagacagcagcagcagcaacagcgacgagagatggagctcgacatggAGGAGGCGGATCAAGCGAGGAGAAATGCAGCAAGAGGAAACGAGTCGGATGACTCGATGATGGATGACCTCGAACGGCCTGCTGTTAAGCCAGCTCGTAGAGCTGATAGGGCTAGGaaagcggctgctgcctaccaggatgatgacgaagatcaagatgacTTTGACGATGCAGCAAGCATTGCCAGCGGCACACgcagagtcacgaatcgacgTGGTGCTGCGTCAACGACCTCGGCCAGCAAAGCAAGAAAGACTGTCGCTGCGCCTCGCGCACCAGCTCGCGCACCAGCTCGCGCACCAGCTCGAacatctgcatcgacgtcacGCGCCGCGGCGCCTGCACCCACCTTTCTCGGTCCAGAATCAGCCTATGCGGAGCCGGACGAAGAGTCGGAcgttgccatcgacgacgcttCCACGCCTGCGCCTTCAGCGACGAGAGGCCACGCTAGTGTACTCGACATGCTGGGCAAGCAAAGCGCTACGTCCAAGACAACCAAAGGACGAGGCAAGACGGTCGCGTCAACAGCATCCGCAAGGAGCGCGCCCACCAAGCCGACTGCTCAACGGTCACGTCAGCGCCAGCCACAAGAAAGCATCCAGGccagcgatgacgatgaagatgcCATCGTggacgaagatgatggtgacTTTATAGAGCCAGAGCAGACGACGACTCGGACTGCTGGGCGACGGGCTGGACGGCGATAA
- a CDS encoding acetyl-CoA:L-glutamate N-acetyltransferase (related to ARG2 - acetylglutamate synthase) encodes MSKRMQNLIMEILQAQPSLRDSKTYLNSFAPRKPPPRQPQPTQSKPPSSDRTDTIASSSSSSSSSAQLNPPTEFPIPPNIARPGSLHNPSTTTWDPQHSISLENDPHATTATETAPLKLPKAILDSLHEQKQRTTSDTLSVRISDPILPTTSASPNATPKETSTVAIPQVTPVSDALADSHTALVKVQGPFTDRQLDSIAEGLVYLKRLGLVSVVVVDQDDWPEISADIDHDGQLVTGTDELEEQRMGDWLAAHPSPSSAKVNQAVCRSSVLGRKQERLRKRIMAETLRLADSLNRKGAMARPFPQAVVKVDAHAAAQVEAEARQLQQSQASSDVKPGDAVVAGSSSTSPTVHYGSGGEERLRPPLVSDDSLCSIRSALASDQIPVLAPYALFENERDGTLETLCVRADDVMVALARDMVVAATRPSEQAVASDVSASASASASASSTSADALAELIGGEVDMMPLRLMVINREGGIPSHARGGDPHLSINLASEYHQIKQSFVWHQTHPTALRNLDAISDCLSYMPQTSSGVLVTHRSPRSLIANLITNKAAHSPSLPHRLLANKQDVRHTPTIVRPGLPIKVIQDFDKLNLDKMCALLEASFRRKLNQHAYYERLRKSLDFAIITGDYQGAAIVTKEYAPDDDRASVEPIAYLDKFAVLPSLQGSGTVDFLWGALRDEVQGLGLLDALNDNGGRGGYGTGRDLVWKSRSNNPVNRWYYERSNGFVRIDTDAKGTGWQLFWCDAEDKLARLSGERRLSASASNLQEAAAIVHDNIQLASTFDQDTVSPYVDRGSWDNSSSSDTNGIEAYERSRRLSKPKFDSHLHRGSIRSGSAPTHLTLLPIVAPEEGGRLLRWAKCMKTIKGAWAD; translated from the coding sequence ATGTCGAAACGCATGCAGAACTTGATCATGGAGATTCTCCAAGCGCAGCCATCGCTCAGGGACTCCAAGACGTATCTCAACAGCTTTGCACCGCGAAAACCACCTCCACGCCAACCTCAGCCAACTCAATCCAAGCCTCCTTCGTCCGATCGTACCGATACCAtcgcatcgtcatcatcatcgtcgtcgtcgtccgcaCAGCTCAACCCTCCCACCGAGTTTCCGATACCACCCAACATCGCGCGTCCAGGAAGCTTGCATAACCCCTCAACCACCACCTGGGATCCGCAGCACTCAATATCGCTCGAGAATGATCCTCATGCTACCACTGCTACCGAAACGGCTCCGCTGAAACTACCCAAGGCTATCCTCGACAGTTTGCACGAACAAAAGCAGCGCACCACCTCTGACACTTTATCCGTCCGCATCTCGGATCCCATCCTCCCGACAACATCTGCTTCGCCCAACGCAACGCCAAAAGAGACCTCCACTGTCGCCATCCCACAGGTCACGCCGGTATCAGATGCACTGGCCGACTCGCACACTGCGCTGGTCAAGGTGCAAGGCCCGTTTACCGACCGTCAGCTCGATTCGATCGCCGAAGGTCTCGTATACCTCAAGcgtctcggtctcgtcagcgtcgtcgtAGTCGACCAGGACGACTGGCCAGAGATCTCGGCTGACATCGACCACGATGGTCAACTTGTGACCGGAACGgatgagctcgaagagcaaCGCATGGGTGACTGGCTCGCCGCTCATCCTAGCCCCTCGTCCGCAAAAGTCAACCAGGCGGTATGCCGTTCTAGCGTGCTTGGTCGAAAGCAAGAACGCTTGCGAAAACGCATCATGGCTGAGACCTTACGCCTCGCAGATAGCCTCAATCGCAAAGGCGCAATGGCCAGGCCTTTCCCACAGGCAGTCGTCAAGGTCGATGcgcacgctgctgctcaagtcgaGGCAGAGGCGCGTCAGCTTCAGCAGTCACAAGCGTCTAGTGATGTCAAGCCAGGCGATGCGGTTGTTGCAGGCTCgtcatccacctcgcccaCAGTGCATTACGGCAGTGGCGGCGAAGAGCGTCTTCGTCCGCCGCTCGTTTCAGACGACAGCCTCTGCTCGATCCGATCGGCGCTTGCATCTGACCAGATCCCTGTGCTTGCGCCCTACGCTCTCTTTGAGAACGAAAGGGACGGcacgctcgagacgctttGCGTGCGAGCTGACGACGTCATGGTGGCGCTGGCTCGCGACATGGTAGTAGCAGCTACACGGCCGTCGGAACAAGCGGTAGCATCGGACGtttccgcttccgcttccgcttctgcCTCGGCATCATCAACCAGTGCCGATGCACTGGCCGAACTCATTGGCGGAGAGGTCGACATGATGCCTCTGCGACTCATGGTCATCAACCGCGAAGGCGGCATCCCCTCGCATGCACGTGGTGGCGATCCTCACTTGTCCATCAATCTCGCCTCGGAGTATCATCAGATCAAGCAGTCGTTTGTCTGGCACCAGACACATCCAACTGCGCTTCGGAATCTGGACGCCATCTCAGACTGTCTCTCGTACATGCCACAGACATCCTCGGGTGTTCTCGTCACACATCGGtcgcctcgatcgcttATCGCCAACCTGATCACCAACAAGGCAGCACATAGCCCTTCACTGCCACATCGGCTCTTGGCCAACAAGCAGGACGTACGCCACACACCAACCATCGTTCGGCCAGGTCTGCCTATCAAAGTGATCCAGGACtttgacaagctcaacttGGACAAGATGTGTGCATTGCTAGAAGCGTCGTTCCGACGCAAGCTCAATCAGCATGCTTACTACGAGAGGTTGCGCAagtcgctcgactttgccatTATCACGGGTGATTACCAGGGAGCGGCGATTGTGACCAAGGAGTACGCGCCGGATGACGATCGTGCCAGCGTCGAGCCGATTGCGTACCTGGACAAGTTTGCGGTGCTTCCGTCGCTGCAAGGCTCAGGTACGGTGGATTTTCTGTGGGGAGCGCTGCGTGACGAAGTGCAGGGTCTGGgcctgctcgatgcgctcaatGATAATGGAGGCAGGGGTGGTTACGGCACCGGTCGCGACTTGGTGTGGAAGTCGCGCTCCAACAATCCGGTAAATCGATGGTACTACGAGCGTTCCAACGGATTTGTGCGCATCGATACGGATGCCAAGGGCACAGGCTGGCAGCTGTTCTGGTGCGATGCCGAAGACAAGCTCGCGCGTCTTTCTGGCGAGCGCCGACTGTCGGCTTCGGCGTCCAACTTGCAAGAAGCCGCAGCTATTGTGCACGACAATATCCAGCTGGCTTCGACATTCGACCAAGATACAGTGTCGCCGTATGtggatcgaggatcttgggacaactcgagctcgtcggaTACAAACGGCATCGAGGCATACGAGCGCAGTCGACGCCTATCCAAGCCCAAGTTCGActcgcatctgcatcgcgGCAGCATCAGAAGTGGCAGTGCTCCCACCCATCTCACTTTGCTCCCCATCGTCGCTCCGGAAGAAGGCGGCAGACTGTTGCGTTGGGCAAAGTGTATGAAGACCATAAAAGGCGCTTGGGCCGACTAG
- a CDS encoding uncharacterized protein (related to asparaginase 2), which produces MAARDCNASRDVEQRHVTSHIVALAIHGGAGGTTTPNMPADLIAAYRQRLRTVLSTTYEHRHPTSLEAVCDAVSQLEDSPLFNAAKGAVFDLAGHTVCESSLMTTQPGFHSNTVAVTGVRRTKNPILLSKVLLENNTLLGGHAFYSGESAEKAGWHLGTQRVSTGYYWTKRRWLEHKRALDPKLDKLAELVAHHTQSFHDNDDMDRQDVQHNPPAYSHSTAAIQANIPSEAESEPELESEPEHQDQSIFDRYAHLTDLLPQGTVGAVALDSNGHLSVATSTGGKTNKYPGRIGDTPSVGSGFWADCWSTSRAHPRRRCSTAPLLQRLLRCILPNSNSSADNGLRGIAISGTGDGDFFLRTNFASSLAHRIKYADVPFDQAIETAMDELVHLYGSEQGVGGAILLDRQGNAYFPLAASTMNRGLISKSTAFQPKVAIFDHEHLA; this is translated from the coding sequence ATGGCAGCTCGCGACTGCAACGCATCCCGAGATGTGGAGCAGCGCCATGTCACATCACACATAGTCGCGCTGGCGATCCACGGTGGAGCTGGAGGCACGACCACACCGAACATGCCTGCCGACCTCATCGCTGCTTACCGTCAACGACTGCGCACCGTTCTCTCGACCACCTACGAGCACCGCCATCCGACGTCGCTCGAAGCGGTCTGTGATGCAgtctcgcagctcgaggatTCGCCTCTCTTCAACGCCGCCAAAGGCGCCGTATTCGACCTAGCTGGACACACGGTATGCGAGAGCTCGTTGATGACCACACAACCCGGTTTTCACTCCAACACGGTCGCAGTAACAGGCGTGCGCAGGACCAAAAATCCGATCTTGCTGTCCAAGGTGTTGCTCGAAAACAACACGCTGCTCGGAGGGCACGCCTTCTACTCGGGAGAATCAGCAGAGAAGGCAGGTTGGCACCTTGGCACCCAACGCGTCAGCACAGGCTACTATTGGACCAAGAGAAGATGGCTCGAGCACAAAAGAGCACTTGATCCCAAGCTTGACAAGCTTGCCGAACTCGTCGCTCATCATACGCAGAGCTTCCACGACAACGATGACATGGACCGTCAAGATGTGCAGCACAATCCGCCAGCTTACTCGCACTCGACAGCCGCAATTCAAGCCAATATTCCGTCCGAAGCCGAGTCTGAGCCCGAACTCGAATCCGAACCCGAGCACCAAGACCAGTCCATCTTTGACCGCTACGCGCATCTCACCGACTTGCTCCCACAAGGCACCGTTGGAGCGGTTGCCCTCGATTCCAACGGTCATCTTTCCGTTGCTACCTCGACGGGTGGCAAGACGAACAAGTATCCGGGACGTATTGGTGATACGCCCTCGGTTGGATCCGGGTTCTGGGCCGATTGCTGGTCCACTTCACGTGCCCACCCTCGCCGCAGATGTAGCACAGCGCCACTTTTGCAAcgtctgctgcgctgcatTTTGCCAAATTCTAACAGCTCGGCTGACAATGGGCTGCGGGGAATCGCAATCTCAGGTACAGGTGATGGCGATTTCTTCCTTCGCACCAACTTTGCTTCTTCGCTAGCACATCGCATCAAGTACGCCGACGTGCCATTCGACCAAGCTATCGAAACAGCCATggacgagcttgtccaCCTCTATGGCTCCGAACAGGGCGTGGGAGGTGCCATCTTACTAGACCGTCAGGGCAACGCATACTTTCCCTTGGCGGCCAGCACAATGAATCGAGGTCTTATCTCGAAGAGCACCGCCTTTCAGCCAAAAGTGGCCATCTTCGATCACGAGCATCTCGCATAG